A single region of the Halobacteriovorax sp. JY17 genome encodes:
- a CDS encoding ISL3 family transposase, translating into MLESQINKLFSLPELKFTNKRNLTNHIIQFDAYKFSKFEVCPKCATKTTKIHDQVYVHIKDVPIRDKIVYLRIRKRRFRCQNCNAVFREPVPGIRKGFRSTQRFRSHIRWCASNFTDLKRVTTKLRCSSWLVYKAFYEQLSLEAKKMNYEWPKTIGIDEHSFIRNTKTHYKEFATVFVDFNNNRVREVTLGRSFDSLMSSRAIDIKGRENVKNVVIDMSSTYQKFVKSHFPNAKITSDKFHVIKLFNHALNKIRIETMKHPIFLKSKTSPMRRLYLTRDDRLSFSQRSIVKHINGLFPELEEIYKFKERMLSIYNIRGFKRAKKALTKLTDEMAHSGRKAVQSLRRTLVKWRIEILNYFKTGITNAKTEGYNRKAKLIQRKAYGYRNFENYRLRLLYDCR; encoded by the coding sequence ATGCTCGAGTCACAGATTAACAAACTATTTTCACTTCCAGAACTTAAATTTACTAACAAAAGAAACCTCACAAATCATATTATTCAATTTGACGCCTACAAATTTTCTAAATTTGAAGTCTGTCCAAAGTGCGCAACAAAGACCACTAAAATTCATGATCAAGTCTACGTTCACATTAAAGACGTCCCTATTCGCGACAAAATTGTTTACCTGAGAATTAGAAAAAGAAGATTTAGATGTCAAAATTGTAATGCTGTATTCAGGGAACCTGTTCCTGGAATAAGAAAAGGTTTTCGCTCCACTCAAAGATTTAGATCTCACATCAGGTGGTGCGCTTCAAACTTCACAGACCTCAAAAGAGTCACCACAAAACTTAGATGTTCATCATGGCTAGTCTATAAAGCATTCTACGAACAGCTCTCGCTAGAAGCAAAGAAAATGAATTATGAATGGCCCAAGACTATTGGAATTGATGAACATAGTTTTATTAGAAATACTAAAACTCATTACAAAGAGTTTGCTACTGTGTTTGTAGATTTTAACAACAACAGAGTTCGAGAAGTCACTCTAGGAAGGTCCTTTGATAGTTTAATGTCATCGAGGGCTATCGATATTAAAGGTCGTGAGAATGTTAAAAATGTTGTTATTGATATGTCTTCAACTTATCAAAAATTTGTAAAGTCTCATTTCCCTAACGCTAAAATTACTAGTGATAAATTTCATGTTATCAAATTGTTTAATCACGCTCTTAATAAAATTCGTATTGAAACAATGAAACATCCTATTTTCTTAAAATCTAAAACAAGTCCAATGAGAAGATTATATTTAACAAGAGATGACCGTTTAAGTTTTTCTCAAAGATCAATTGTTAAACATATTAATGGGCTTTTCCCAGAGCTTGAAGAGATATATAAATTTAAAGAGAGAATGCTTTCAATTTACAATATAAGAGGCTTTAAACGGGCTAAGAAGGCGCTTACAAAGCTAACTGATGAAATGGCTCATTCAGGAAGAAAAGCAGTTCAATCCCTTCGTAGAACTTTAGTTAAGTGGCGAATTGAAATATTAAATTATTTCAAGACCGGAATAACTAATGCGAAGACCGAGGGGTATAATCGTAAAGCTAAGCTCATTCAGAGGAAGGCCTACGGATATAGAAACTTTGAGAATTACAGACTTAGATTACTTTACGATTGTAGATAG
- a CDS encoding tyrosine-type recombinase/integrase — protein MSEDLKEVLLKLRKLHPNAERVLPRPGGWNDGNAAKILRAFLVRIGIDKYVTFHTLRACFTTHVLASGAEPTQVMKMGGWADFKTFQIYVRMAGVDVKGETYMFR, from the coding sequence ATTTCAGAGGATTTAAAAGAAGTCCTTTTGAAATTGAGAAAGCTTCATCCAAATGCTGAAAGAGTCCTTCCCAGACCTGGGGGATGGAACGATGGAAATGCAGCAAAGATTCTTAGGGCATTCCTAGTGAGGATTGGAATTGATAAATACGTCACTTTCCACACTCTAAGAGCTTGCTTTACAACCCATGTTCTAGCATCAGGAGCAGAACCAACACAGGTTATGAAAATGGGAGGCTGGGCCGATTTTAAAACCTTTCAAATCTACGTCCGAATGGCGGGTGTAGATGTGAAGGGCGAAACATACATGTTTCGCTGA
- a CDS encoding plasmid pRiA4b ORF-3 family protein, with protein sequence MKKFDVRSLEPIKVKKGKTFQNDRDVIQIKISLRDSSPLIWRRLQVPATQPLRGLHRIIQASFSWKSTHLYVFNVEGIEYGDPELDAGEMGWYNDQTKRLSQIAKTTDCFTYTYDFGDDWVHEIEIEEFLNSKKGVKYPICIDGEEDSPLDDVGGIHGHYNMLEALNDPNHPEHEDFSEWAGDFYHYHKFDISAINEYRLERRKTLTKR encoded by the coding sequence ATGAAAAAGTTTGATGTTCGATCATTAGAACCTATTAAGGTGAAAAAGGGAAAGACCTTTCAAAATGATCGAGACGTCATTCAAATAAAAATTTCACTTAGAGACTCATCGCCCTTAATTTGGAGAAGACTCCAAGTTCCAGCGACTCAGCCCCTTAGAGGACTTCATCGAATCATTCAGGCTTCATTTTCATGGAAAAGCACTCATCTCTATGTTTTTAATGTTGAAGGTATTGAGTATGGTGATCCTGAGTTAGATGCTGGTGAAATGGGCTGGTATAATGATCAGACCAAACGCCTTTCTCAAATAGCCAAAACGACAGATTGCTTCACTTATACTTATGACTTCGGTGATGACTGGGTTCATGAAATTGAAATCGAAGAATTCTTAAATTCTAAGAAAGGTGTCAAATATCCAATTTGCATTGATGGTGAAGAGGACTCCCCGTTAGATGATGTCGGTGGAATTCATGGCCACTACAATATGCTTGAGGCACTCAATGATCCTAATCATCCTGAGCATGAAGACTTCTCTGAATGGGCCGGAGATTTTTATCACTACCACAAATTCGATATTTCAGCGATCAATGAGTATCGCTTGGAAAGACGAAAAACCTTAACAAAACGATAA
- a CDS encoding FMN-binding negative transcriptional regulator: protein MIYTPKHFSSDKNERIIDLIEKYSFGTVISCKDDDVKHVTKIPFLLKSHNNEYFMEGHMAKANPHLNFIRNNCKLIIIFDGPHDYISPTWYLDPSISVPTWNFSTVIADGNAFIFENKERLKESVIELSRKYEKDSSWENRLDQEYFTNLSNAIEGIEVRIETFHSKFKLSQNQNKENQNSVISKLANHNLELSNLMKSFR, encoded by the coding sequence ATGATTTACACACCAAAACATTTCTCATCTGACAAAAACGAACGAATTATTGACTTAATTGAAAAATATTCTTTTGGAACGGTAATTTCATGTAAAGATGATGATGTTAAACACGTTACGAAAATTCCATTTTTGTTGAAGAGTCACAATAATGAATATTTTATGGAAGGTCATATGGCCAAGGCTAATCCTCATTTAAATTTTATTAGAAATAATTGCAAATTGATTATAATATTTGATGGACCTCATGATTATATTTCTCCTACTTGGTATCTAGATCCATCTATAAGTGTACCTACTTGGAACTTTTCAACCGTAATCGCTGATGGAAATGCTTTCATTTTTGAAAATAAAGAGAGGCTTAAAGAGTCAGTTATCGAGCTATCAAGAAAATATGAAAAAGATAGTTCATGGGAAAATAGACTAGATCAAGAATATTTTACAAATCTATCAAATGCCATTGAAGGGATAGAAGTACGTATTGAGACATTTCACTCTAAGTTTAAACTTAGTCAAAACCAAAATAAAGAAAATCAGAATAGTGTAATTTCTAAATTAGCT